atatatatacatgtacataacaactctacatgtaataatagtaaaggtagtaaagtacatatgattaactccactgtaatgcaaaagataccacgggacggtgcattggtactagatcaacatgtcatgtttataatgagtgcatatgtgcaatatggtttcatatggttcacacataatatacagtaatactagtagtatgagcttagacaatgtacataacatgagacattacttgatgtaatatatgtaagtaccaccgtgtatcctaatgcaaaacagtcagaaatacacacaggaagaaaataacaatatatgcaatGACACATAATAATAGTAAAAGGCACGTAGTACAAGTACATATGATTGAATggaatgcaaaagataccacgggacggtgcattggtactaagtcaacatgtcatgtttacaaggagtgcataattatgtataaacatattggtttgaactttcacatgtttcattttatattgcttcTTTAATCAAATCGCAAAGGGCTACAAGTACATCAGTATTTTCACAATTGAGTAACCATATTAATCTATTCATGTTGTCAAGACTGGaaaaatgttcacattgttgttttataatttcataCATGTTCTGCCTGAGTGAGTTATAAGTTAAACATTCAAAAATTAgatgaatttcatcaccaaTTTTACAAGAAGAACACTTTGTGCAAAATCTTAAATGTCTAGGGATTCCTGAATAACGACCTCGTTCTACTGGTAAATTGTGCGCTGATGTACGTAATCTTGCAAGTGTTCTACGTTGTGCAGGTGGTAAGAGTGTTAAgtagttttcaaaaacaaaattagttttaaatttAACATAAGTTTCAAGTTTTCCATATTGTAAACTTCTGATATGTCCCCATTCTTTCAAATAATGATTGCATAACAATTCCTtacattttttcttaaaaattgatAGGTTATTGATTGCAATATGACTGTTTCTAATTCCAACAATTCCAAATAACTTTTGCACCACACCATAGTACCATGACTGCGATTTTAATGTACAAGCATTATGCTTACTTTGCATGTATGCAGCATTTAGTAGAGAAAAAGAAGTACCCAGATTTTCTAAtctgtttacatattttattatatttttcactaCATCAAAATGTAATGGAAACCTACCAAGTTCGGATAGTGTTGCAAAGTTTGAACTTTTTCTATGAAGACCTAgaataaatttacagaattttacATGGAGgttttcacattttaatttAGAGTAAAAATCATGTAAGGAGATATCATTGCGATTGAAAAAAGAAGGGCGATTAAAAATTCCCCAAATCTCACTGCCGTAAAGTAAAATTGGCTTGATATACAAGTGTACTATGTGTTGAAACTACACACTGTACTCTATTGAAATGGAATTCAAGACCAGCCATTCAgaatacacaaacaaacaaatgtatATCTCATTGTGTTCATTTTCAACTGCATACATTTCATCACTTATTGTGATAGCTTTGTTTGTAACTTTAAccagtcattgataaaattgacACTAAGATGAAgatgttatcaaaataaacattttggctctgttgaatatatagcattatagagaaatattgatattaacaaaaaagtttCTAGTAAGTcttattttctgtcattgaaatagtaaatcacagtTTTATGACAGCTAATAGTATAGAATAGTATTTATTACCAACTCAGGGCCCAAATGAGCATAAACATGTAATTCAAAGTATATAATTGTTGATACAAGTAAAGACGATACACAGTAAAGAGTAATACACTCATTGGAGGCATTTTAAGTTTCGCATGTAGGCATTGATCAGTACTCAGTTGATACATGTGTGTTTTCCCTAGTGCAATATATAATATGCCTGATACATCAACAAGAGGCAGCAAGAGTCGGTGCTATTTAAAGGATAGAAAAcagaaacatgtagaataaacagatacacaCATTATTATATGAAATGTTGAATCGCATGTGTaagattatatttaaaaaatgcacaTGTCCCCCAACAGGCCCTTAATAGGTGAATTGATAATGATAGTCTCTTTATGAATCCAATCTTGGAAAAAAAGTTTGTACAACATCTTTCATGCGACTGCATATTGTGTATTGGTTTATATTGTGTAGGTGTGCCACGCATCAGTATCTCACGGTTTGCAATTACTTTCCAGTTACAATGTACAGAATTAGTAAATGCATATGTTACGAAAGTCAACTGTCACCAAAGGGTAAACTAGATACCCATGTTAATTAAGATGAAAGCATATATTACATTTACTTTGCCTTCCACAGAGGAATCTGCTAAATAGAAAGTCTTGAGTTTGCTATTTCAGCATTCCTAGCAATAAAAGAGTTtgtataaaaaaagaagaaaaaagaaaaacatgtttAGGACATTTGTGACGGCAAGAAGCAATAACATATATCTATAATCAATTTAATTTAACATGTGCCTACATGgtatgcattttaaaatatctatagtACTAATTAGTACTTTGTATACCGTGACGTGGGATATTTTGTAATACGGGGGTTATCACAATATTATCAGCTGCTTTTTAAGTCTTCGTTTTGTCTCCTTCATGTGTAACATGTTCAAATCATTTGTTATTGTGTGATAAATAAAGAATCCATCTAGATAAATGTGTGCGATATATATATTACCATGCTCACAATGTAAATTTATTGGGAGTATAGGATTTGCATGGTCAGCCTTTCTGCTCCATAATGATCTTGGATATCATTTGGTTGTTTGTTAACATAAACCTACAAAGTTGTGGTGTAGTCTGACTATTTACTTGATATGAAAAGAAATCCAAGTATCAAATTGAAATCTCTTCACTGCAAATGAAACATGTTAACCACAAAGTGCATACCTTTTCTTAACAAGTTGTATGCCAATTTGTTAACTAAAAGTACAATACAGGGTAACCGTTTCTCTTGATAACGTTTCATAGAGGCGTCTTTTCAAAGAATTTGGTGGCCGTTATAACGGCCGTTTTGTTTTTGCGCTGGGATGCACAAACGGTGACAAGAGTATCTAACCACCGAATCCGTAAAGGGTGCGTCCCTGTCTCTTGAGGGCGTAGACAACATCCATGGCTGTGACTGTCTTTCTCTTGGCGTGCTCGGTGTAGGTGACAGCATCACGAATCACGTTCTCAAGGAAAACTTTCAACACACCACGGGTCTCCTCGTAAATGAGTCCAGAGATACGTTTGACTCCACCTCTACGTGCAAGACGACGGATGGCGGGCTTGGTAATACCCTGGATGTTATCTCTAAGGACTTTCCTGTGACGCTTGGCGCCCCCCTTTCCAAGACCTTTTCCTCCTTTGCCTCTTCCTGACATGATTGCTGATCAATAGACAAGTGCTGAATGACCTGACAAATTGAGAAATTGCTGGTTTACATAGCCCTAATTGACGACCCGTTAGAGCGCATAATACCTTGAAACTTCGGCTAGTCGATTGTCGTGTCCGAAGAAGCGCTGTTAACTACATCTTGATTGGTTCTCGCTAAACGCGCCTAcctgtgtttgtttacatttctcttGCATAGTATACTAGTATAcaagtatttatttattttgatagcAATATAATATTTTATCTACGCACACATTTGAGATTTCCTAGCTTAGTTACtgttctgtttttttttttaaatcatcgttttgttttccttttaattAACACACAACAATAGCATTTGTTTTTATTAGGGTAATTAATATGAAAACATGGCTCACAACTGTGAAAGTCTACTATACTAtatccaaaaaacaacaacaaaaaaagggGGAGAGAAAAGGTAAATAATAAAGATAATCCATTATTAATCAAGCTAAGCAAATTTCTACTCAACATgttgaaaataagaaatattataTCTGTGCAagttgaaaaagaaattcaagCCCTTTGTTAGACTGTATGTATGGTCTCCTGATATAAAATGTTATGACATGTTAATTCATCAATTAAGGACCCtcaagggggtgggggtgtacaGATTAACTAGTAATTAattacaatataaataaataacaatcctGGGGATATATTATTACTGTCAGAGTTCACatttctgcactgcacacatttaacacGGTGTTACACgtgtaatactgatttcagacaagatttgaattaacataatgaaatatacgATGTTCTGTGATTATATACGCAAGAATGTAATACGAAGTGAAGATTTCATTGACCTCTCAGAATAATCATGACCCCCCTAACGTCTACATATTTCTACATCTgggtttttattgatatattttgttgttgttatagATTTTCTCCGTGCGCTATTGATGCTAGCTATTATTTGAACCCCTTTCTCTTATTAATGCATGCTTTACATGCCCTCAAAAGCCCCGAGTTGGTTGAATGAAATACCGTAGTATCTGACCCTTCTAGAATTAAGGTAGGTTGTTTTAGTGTGTACTACAGACTACCGATGTCTCTATGTATGCGTTCTTAGTACGTTCTATACAGCTATTCTCTAGGTTTGTTGTGTACTTTCCTGCTGACAAGGATTTTCAATGTGCATTTGTTGTCATCTATACAATTGATGCTCTGCAATGTATACTACTGTTTTGTACGTGTTCACATTCGCAGCATTTAGTTTCATTACTGAAGTTGCGTTAAaacttcttattttacagaaatttacCAGACTTGGGTCAAGTAGTTTGTGGTAGTAGGGTTATGCATGTCATTCAGTCATACTTTATTCACGACAAGTTTCTTGATCAAGAGCAATATGAAGGCATCTTTTCGAAAGAATTAGGTGGCCGTGAAAACGGCCGTTTTGAGTGTCACACGAGTGAAATTAAGCTCGCTCGCCACGGATACGTCTGGCAAGCTGGATATCCTTGGGCATGATGGTCACCCTCTTGGCGTGGATAGCGCACAAGTTGGTATCCTCAAAAAGTCCTACAAGGTAGGCCTCGCTAGCTTCCTGAAGGGCCATAACGGCAGAGCTCTGGAAACGCAGATCGGTCTTGAAGTCCTGTGCAATTTCACGGACCAGACGCTGGAATGGGAGTTTCCTGATGAGAAGCTCAGTGCTTTTCTGGTACCGTCTGATCTCACGAAGAGCGACAGTTCCTGGCCTGTATCTGTGGGGCTTCTTGACGCCACCGGTGGCTGGGGCGCTCTTACGGGCGGCC
This genomic window from Ostrea edulis chromosome 4, xbOstEdul1.1, whole genome shotgun sequence contains:
- the LOC125671894 gene encoding histone H4, encoding MSGRGKGGKGLGKGGAKRHRKVLRDNIQGITKPAIRRLARRGGVKRISGLIYEETRGVLKVFLENVIRDAVTYTEHAKRKTVTAMDVVYALKRQGRTLYGFGG